A genome region from Tolypothrix sp. PCC 7712 includes the following:
- a CDS encoding DUF3155 domain-containing protein: MARRRKRKSRRRQEGRRILEHVPQYSIESGEEKPVTAARKFIQAEGIAPPALLLVKRNEHTTDRYFWAEKGLFGAQYVEENHFLFPSLRTLESPTGQEALALAGR, translated from the coding sequence TTGGCAAGGAGACGGAAGCGGAAAAGTCGTCGTCGCCAAGAAGGGCGGCGAATCCTAGAACATGTGCCTCAATATAGCATCGAGAGTGGCGAAGAAAAGCCTGTGACAGCAGCAAGAAAATTTATTCAAGCTGAAGGTATCGCGCCACCTGCATTGCTACTAGTAAAACGTAATGAACACACTACAGACCGTTATTTCTGGGCAGAAAAAGGTCTGTTTGGTGCTCAATACGTAGAAGAGAACCATTTCTTGTTTCCCAGCCTTAGGACTTTAGAATCTCCTACTGGTCAGGAAGCATTGGCTTTAGCTGGTCGCTAA
- a CDS encoding GAF domain-containing sensor histidine kinase, with protein MLMSASSDFVALCREQIALLTQGLGASLSVVYLTQELVGSPTGEAKLIPVVVYPETAILKQGEETAEVKTPKHMKISNVLALPQYRGQTLPDDGESSTSPQDSEASEEYLLSENQIVLPLSHEGVMMGLLVTGREDRAWNEQEQSQIQSIAQSLAIACILDQRRAWLQQQLQQQQILQEQQRDLLDNLLHQFRNPLTAIRTFGKLLMKRLRAGDPNRDVAGNIIRESDRLQELLLQFDQVVDLSEADLAPLPLPETQVVEATLQKESTKPPLLLPGTGEKEADCALAELLAPLLVSAKAIAQERNLQLITKIPRNLPLVRANTKALQEVLNNIIDNALKYTPAGGKIFIQVGQEQDNLQGIAISDTGPGIPSEDLAHIGERHYRGVQAQTDIPGTGLGLAIAKQLIEQMQGKIEVFSPAINSTIVSPKAPGTTFIIWLPEVEG; from the coding sequence ATGTTAATGTCTGCCAGTTCTGATTTTGTTGCTCTATGCCGAGAGCAAATAGCATTGTTAACCCAAGGGCTAGGAGCATCGTTAAGTGTTGTCTACTTAACACAAGAATTGGTGGGGTCTCCTACAGGTGAGGCAAAACTGATTCCTGTAGTGGTATATCCAGAGACGGCTATATTAAAGCAGGGTGAGGAGACTGCTGAGGTGAAAACACCTAAGCACATGAAAATCAGCAATGTTTTAGCTTTACCGCAATATCGGGGACAAACATTGCCGGATGATGGGGAATCATCAACTTCGCCACAGGATTCTGAAGCATCAGAGGAATACCTACTGAGTGAAAACCAAATTGTTTTACCCTTGAGTCATGAGGGTGTGATGATGGGGTTACTCGTGACGGGTAGAGAAGATAGGGCATGGAATGAACAGGAGCAAAGTCAGATTCAAAGCATAGCCCAAAGTCTAGCGATCGCCTGTATTTTAGATCAACGTCGAGCTTGGTTACAGCAGCAATTGCAACAACAACAGATTTTGCAAGAACAGCAGCGCGATTTGCTAGATAATCTCTTGCACCAGTTTCGTAACCCCTTAACAGCAATTAGAACCTTTGGCAAACTGCTAATGAAACGCTTGCGTGCTGGCGACCCGAACCGCGATGTAGCTGGTAACATCATCCGAGAAAGCGATCGCCTGCAAGAATTATTACTACAGTTTGATCAGGTCGTTGATTTATCAGAAGCAGATTTAGCACCTCTCCCACTTCCAGAAACTCAAGTAGTAGAAGCTACTCTGCAAAAAGAATCAACGAAGCCACCCTTGTTATTACCAGGAACAGGAGAAAAAGAAGCTGATTGTGCTTTAGCAGAGTTATTAGCGCCATTATTAGTGTCAGCTAAAGCAATTGCTCAAGAAAGAAATTTACAGCTAATTACTAAAATTCCCCGAAATTTGCCCTTAGTCCGTGCCAACACTAAAGCATTACAAGAAGTATTAAATAACATCATTGATAATGCATTGAAATACACGCCAGCAGGAGGCAAGATTTTCATTCAAGTAGGGCAAGAACAAGATAATTTACAAGGAATTGCCATTAGTGACACCGGGCCAGGGATTCCATCAGAAGATTTAGCACATATTGGCGAACGTCATTACCGAGGAGTACAGGCGCAAACAGATATCCCTGGTACAGGTTTAGGATTAGCGATCGCTAAACAGTTGATCGAGCAAATGCAGGGTAAAATCGAAGTTTTTAGCCCTGCAATTAATTCCACCATCGTCTCACCCAAAGCACCGGGGACGACGTTTATTATTTGGTTACCAGAAGTTGAAGGTTAG
- a CDS encoding S-layer homology domain-containing protein: MFALNRWQSGTAALMALSITTATVAPLITAAPSFAQTTFSDVNSNYWAAQFIQQLSQRGVIAGFPDGSFRPEEPVTRAQFAAMVNKAFQKSPQRQAINFTDVPSNYWAASAIQQAYTIGFLSGYPGNRFEPNQAIPRQQVLVSLANGLEYSPSSNIESTLQYFNDASNIADYARSPIAAATEKQIVVNYPNVKFLNPTTTATRAQVAAFIYQALVSSNQASAVNSPYIVVAQSTTPTPVAVTIPQGTAIPVKYDQAQKILVTKTETAPLTLTVAQNVITQDGVVVIPAGSQVVGQIKPAQGGSQFVAQKLVLTNGQEYQVSATSEVITKTETVNKGTSTGSIIKDTVLGAGAAAAVSAVTGDRAIATEEVLGGAGIGALIGLFFGKNSVDLIAIDPDTDLQMTINQNLLLSLK; the protein is encoded by the coding sequence ATGTTTGCTTTAAATCGTTGGCAATCCGGAACAGCTGCATTAATGGCTTTAAGTATTACAACTGCTACAGTAGCACCTTTAATTACAGCTGCTCCTTCTTTTGCACAAACTACTTTTTCTGATGTTAATTCTAATTATTGGGCAGCACAATTTATTCAACAATTATCACAAAGAGGAGTAATTGCTGGGTTTCCTGATGGTAGTTTCCGTCCAGAAGAACCAGTTACCCGCGCCCAATTTGCTGCTATGGTTAACAAAGCTTTCCAAAAATCTCCACAACGGCAAGCAATTAACTTTACAGATGTACCCAGCAACTATTGGGCAGCTAGTGCTATTCAGCAAGCTTATACCATCGGTTTCTTGTCAGGATATCCCGGTAACCGCTTTGAACCTAACCAAGCAATTCCTCGTCAGCAGGTTCTAGTTTCCCTCGCCAACGGTTTGGAATATAGTCCTAGTAGCAATATTGAAAGCACTCTGCAATATTTCAACGATGCTTCTAATATCGCTGACTACGCTCGGAGTCCGATCGCAGCTGCTACAGAAAAACAAATTGTCGTGAACTATCCCAATGTGAAGTTCCTCAATCCTACAACCACCGCCACAAGAGCGCAGGTAGCAGCGTTTATTTATCAAGCGTTGGTTAGTTCCAATCAAGCCTCTGCTGTTAACTCGCCTTACATTGTGGTGGCTCAATCTACCACACCCACACCTGTAGCAGTCACCATTCCTCAAGGAACTGCTATTCCTGTGAAGTACGATCAGGCGCAAAAAATTCTCGTTACCAAAACTGAGACTGCACCTTTAACCCTAACCGTAGCCCAAAACGTCATTACCCAAGATGGTGTTGTGGTCATTCCGGCTGGTAGTCAGGTAGTTGGTCAAATCAAACCAGCACAAGGCGGTTCTCAATTCGTCGCCCAAAAACTAGTATTGACCAATGGCCAAGAATATCAAGTTAGCGCCACCTCTGAGGTCATTACCAAGACAGAAACCGTCAACAAGGGGACTAGTACAGGAAGCATCATTAAAGATACCGTCCTAGGCGCTGGAGCTGCTGCTGCTGTATCTGCAGTCACAGGCGATCGCGCGATCGCTACAGAAGAAGTTCTCGGCGGCGCTGGTATCGGTGCTTTGATAGGCTTGTTCTTCGGTAAGAACAGTGTAGACCTCATCGCCATCGACCCCGACACCGACCTACAAATGACTATCAATCAGAACCTGTTGTTATCGCTCAAATAG
- the sbcC gene encoding exonuclease subunit SbcC gives MIPIQLILKNFLSYRDATLDFRGLHTACICGSNGAGKSSLLEAITWAIWGESRAAAEDDVIHTGSKEVRVDFTFQSNQQKYRVIRTRVRSGTSVLEFQIETPNGFSPLTGKGVRATQDLILEHIKLDYDTFINSAYLRQGRADEFMLKRPTERKEILAELLKLNQYDDLEERAKESSRQFKARVEELERSLESIKIQLQQRETTQAQKVELEAELNQLQQVQAFETIQLQSLQVVQHQRQTKVEQLNFVRQQYQNLTQDCDRLQQEQLAVKNQIAELEKILSQEAEIKAGYQQYQTLQSQEEAFANKFAEFTRAQQNRQQKQQQLTKQINEIERQLQQAQAQLEALQQQEREIQQTLTKSGEVEAGLAQLTAARQRVAHFDQLQMQVSPLLQQRATLQSQIDRFHAGLVARLEQLANTENQLQRQQHRQPQLQQAVMDVAIQIEELEKKRVYLQRVQEKGQERRHFIERLQAHQRDYEKLLGELEQKLQMLQTPNALCPLCERPLDEHHWDRVVSKTEEELKDTQGQFWVVREQMAVSDREIQVLRQEYRDIHQQLASYDTLREQRGQLAAQLEATSDVQQQLQQIAAEKQHLERSLQLGDYAPDKQAELQQLDQYLQKLNYNEQDHALARSEVERWRWAEIKQGQIKDATKRQTQLAARKPELEATIAQLQTRIQQEQVNSECAQQIAALDRYITELGYSPEQHNQLRMAVKQNQAWHLRYQQMLSAQQQYPQLLTRSQELAAAKTARLTERQTLASQIDSISEQLAETANPTAQIQTLEQQLQIRRRQLDEQIAKLGRLEQLAVQLESLQIQYEQQQQQLQSTKQQQRVYQELAQAFGKNGIQALMIENVLPQLEAETNQLLSRLSANQLHVQFITQKAGRNGKSTKKNVKLIDTLDILIADARGTRSYETYSGGEAFRINFAIRLALAKLLAQRAGAALQLLIVDEGFGTQDAEGCDRLIAAINAIASDFACILTVTHMPHLKEAFQARIEVDKNQEGSHVRILT, from the coding sequence ATGATCCCAATACAACTAATTCTCAAAAATTTTCTCAGTTACCGTGATGCAACTTTAGATTTTCGCGGTTTACATACAGCTTGTATTTGTGGTTCCAATGGTGCGGGTAAATCTTCCCTTCTGGAAGCAATCACTTGGGCGATTTGGGGTGAAAGCCGCGCCGCTGCTGAAGATGATGTTATTCATACAGGCTCTAAAGAAGTTCGGGTTGATTTCACTTTCCAAAGTAACCAACAAAAATATCGAGTGATTCGCACCCGCGTGCGGAGTGGAACTAGTGTTTTAGAATTCCAAATCGAAACGCCTAATGGTTTTAGTCCTCTGACTGGCAAAGGAGTGAGGGCAACCCAAGATTTGATTCTAGAACATATCAAGCTGGATTACGATACTTTTATTAATTCTGCTTACTTACGTCAAGGGCGGGCGGATGAATTCATGCTGAAGCGCCCGACGGAACGCAAAGAAATTTTAGCGGAGTTATTGAAGCTGAATCAGTATGATGATTTGGAAGAACGCGCTAAGGAATCATCCCGTCAGTTTAAAGCGCGGGTGGAAGAATTGGAACGTTCTTTAGAGTCAATTAAAATTCAGTTACAACAGCGTGAAACAACGCAAGCGCAAAAAGTTGAGTTAGAAGCAGAACTTAACCAACTGCAACAAGTGCAAGCTTTTGAAACGATTCAATTACAAAGTTTGCAGGTTGTACAGCACCAACGCCAAACAAAAGTAGAACAACTAAATTTTGTAAGACAACAATACCAAAATCTGACTCAAGATTGCGATCGCCTACAACAAGAGCAGTTAGCTGTTAAAAACCAAATTGCGGAATTAGAAAAGATATTAAGCCAAGAAGCGGAAATAAAAGCTGGATATCAACAATATCAAACATTACAATCCCAGGAAGAAGCGTTTGCTAACAAATTCGCGGAATTTACCCGCGCGCAACAAAACCGTCAACAAAAGCAACAGCAGCTTACCAAACAAATTAATGAAATTGAACGCCAACTGCAACAAGCGCAAGCTCAATTAGAAGCTTTGCAGCAACAAGAACGGGAAATTCAGCAAACCCTTACCAAATCTGGTGAGGTAGAAGCTGGTTTGGCGCAACTCACCGCCGCGCGTCAAAGAGTAGCGCATTTCGATCAGTTGCAAATGCAAGTGTCTCCCTTGTTACAACAACGCGCCACTTTACAAAGCCAAATAGATAGATTCCATGCGGGTTTGGTGGCGCGCTTAGAACAGCTAGCAAATACAGAAAATCAACTCCAACGACAACAACATCGCCAACCACAACTGCAACAGGCTGTGATGGATGTGGCTATTCAAATTGAGGAATTGGAGAAAAAGCGGGTTTATTTGCAACGTGTACAGGAGAAAGGACAAGAAAGACGACATTTTATTGAACGGCTACAAGCGCACCAAAGAGATTATGAAAAACTCTTAGGAGAACTAGAGCAAAAACTGCAAATGCTCCAGACTCCAAATGCGCTGTGTCCCCTGTGCGAACGTCCCCTTGATGAGCATCACTGGGATCGAGTGGTATCTAAAACTGAAGAGGAATTAAAAGATACACAGGGACAGTTTTGGGTAGTTCGCGAACAAATGGCTGTATCTGATAGAGAGATTCAAGTCCTTCGGCAAGAATACAGAGATATTCATCAGCAATTAGCCAGTTATGATACCTTGCGCGAACAACGGGGACAGTTAGCCGCTCAGTTAGAAGCTACCAGCGATGTGCAGCAACAGTTACAACAAATTGCGGCAGAAAAACAACATTTAGAGCGATCGCTCCAATTAGGTGATTACGCCCCCGACAAGCAAGCCGAACTACAGCAGCTAGACCAATATCTGCAAAAACTCAATTACAATGAACAAGACCATGCCCTAGCCCGTAGCGAAGTCGAGCGTTGGCGGTGGGCAGAAATTAAACAAGGGCAGATTAAAGACGCAACTAAGCGGCAAACGCAACTAGCAGCACGTAAGCCAGAATTAGAAGCAACTATAGCCCAATTACAAACCAGAATCCAGCAAGAGCAAGTAAATTCTGAGTGCGCCCAACAAATCGCCGCCCTCGATCGCTATATTACAGAACTAGGCTACAGCCCTGAGCAGCACAATCAATTGCGAATGGCTGTGAAGCAAAATCAAGCTTGGCATTTGCGCTATCAACAAATGCTCTCAGCCCAGCAACAGTATCCCCAACTACTGACGCGATCGCAAGAATTAGCAGCAGCCAAAACTGCGAGATTGACAGAACGGCAAACCCTAGCCAGTCAAATTGACAGCATTAGCGAGCAATTAGCAGAAACTGCTAACCCAACAGCGCAAATTCAAACATTAGAACAGCAACTCCAGATTCGCAGACGACAACTCGACGAACAAATTGCCAAATTAGGGCGTTTGGAACAGTTGGCTGTACAGCTAGAATCGCTGCAAATTCAGTACGAACAGCAGCAACAGCAATTACAATCCACCAAACAGCAACAACGCGTCTATCAGGAATTAGCGCAAGCTTTTGGTAAAAATGGTATCCAAGCATTGATGATTGAAAACGTCTTGCCGCAGTTAGAAGCCGAGACAAATCAACTACTTTCCCGACTCAGCGCCAATCAACTGCACGTACAATTTATTACTCAAAAAGCTGGACGTAATGGTAAATCAACTAAGAAGAATGTCAAGCTAATAGACACCTTAGATATTTTAATCGCTGATGCCAGAGGCACAAGATCCTACGAAACCTACTCTGGTGGAGAAGCCTTTAGAATTAACTTTGCCATTCGCCTCGCCCTAGCCAAACTCCTAGCGCAGAGGGCAGGAGCAGCATTGCAATTGTTGATTGTCGATGAAGGATTTGGCACACAGGATGCCGAAGGATGCGATCGCCTAATTGCAGCCATCAATGCGATCGCCTCTGATTTCGCCTGTATCCTCACCGTCACCCATATGCCCCACTTGAAGGAGGCTTTCCAAGCGCGGATTGAGGTTGATAAAAATCAGGAAGGCTCGCACGTGCGGA